Proteins encoded within one genomic window of Chitinophaga parva:
- the recR gene encoding recombination mediator RecR, with protein sequence MIFSSALIETAVNEFARLPGIGKKTALRLVLHLLKQEPAQVQQFSDAMARMREQIKFCRHCHNVSDDEVCTICASHTRNDGLVCVVESIRDVMAIENTQQYNGKYHVLGGIISPIDGVGPDQLNIHSLVERVREKSIGEVIMALSPTIEGDTTIYYLSKKLKDLPVKVTTIARGIAFGGELEYADEMTLARSIFNRLPLENYVQQK encoded by the coding sequence ATGATTTTCTCATCTGCGCTGATTGAAACTGCGGTTAATGAATTTGCCCGCCTGCCCGGCATTGGGAAGAAGACGGCGCTCAGGCTGGTGCTCCATTTGCTGAAGCAGGAGCCCGCCCAGGTGCAGCAGTTCAGCGACGCCATGGCCCGCATGCGGGAGCAGATAAAATTCTGCAGGCATTGCCACAATGTATCTGACGATGAAGTGTGCACTATCTGTGCCAGCCACACCCGCAATGATGGCCTGGTGTGTGTGGTGGAAAGCATCCGCGATGTAATGGCTATTGAAAACACCCAGCAGTACAACGGGAAGTACCACGTACTGGGCGGTATCATCTCCCCCATTGATGGCGTGGGCCCGGACCAGCTCAATATCCACAGCCTGGTGGAGCGGGTGCGGGAAAAAAGCATCGGGGAAGTGATCATGGCGCTCAGCCCCACCATTGAGGGCGATACCACGATCTACTACCTTTCCAAAAAACTAAAGGACCTTCCTGTAAAAGTAACCACCATCGCCCGCGGCATTGCCTTTGGCGGTGAGCTGGAATATGCGGATGAAATGACCCTTGCCAGGTCTATCTTTAACCGGCTGCCATTGGAGAATTACGTGCAGCAGAAGTAA
- a CDS encoding Ig-like domain-containing protein yields MNRIFGHLAFWLVLLISSVCMTHCANIVPPMGGPKDTLPPVVLRATPADSTLGFNTHKVTFLFDEYVQLDNVNEKLVVSPTLKRPPQVTAKLHSVTMVIKDTLQPNTTYTFNFADAIKDVNERNSVQEFVYVVSTGNYLDSLQLSGHIINAEIGRVDSNAAVMLYRKLDDDSVVTKEKPVYYTKSRGDGSFRFKNLAPGTYKLFALKEENKDLQYDDPSELIAFPDSLITINRNLADVNLLTFAETDTSLIKKPVDSTLLPEENNKKEKDKKKKPRLIMGVNLDGGKQELTDSMHLTFNFPIRSIDTTRMELDEDTTLDPVNFTTTFDSTHTRLNIGYKWRSGLPYRLVVLPGFVVDTNNNSLKKADTVNFVAKRTQDYGEVFLHLVLSDSMRAAAANEPVDYVVQLVRDKGIRYSGKISSNGTWIQHLVQPGDYEIRILLDRNGNGKWDRGVYYGTPKKQPERVVTFPEIQHIKANWLVKPELRL; encoded by the coding sequence ATGAATCGGATTTTCGGGCACCTGGCGTTTTGGCTGGTCTTACTTATTTCCTCGGTGTGCATGACACACTGCGCCAACATTGTGCCTCCCATGGGCGGGCCCAAGGACACCTTGCCTCCCGTGGTGCTGCGCGCCACGCCCGCAGACTCTACCCTGGGGTTCAACACTCATAAGGTGACCTTCCTTTTTGACGAATATGTGCAGCTGGACAACGTGAATGAAAAGCTGGTGGTATCGCCCACACTGAAGCGACCGCCCCAGGTCACTGCCAAGCTGCATTCCGTGACCATGGTCATCAAGGACACACTGCAGCCCAATACCACTTACACCTTCAACTTTGCAGATGCCATCAAGGACGTGAACGAGCGCAATTCCGTGCAGGAATTTGTATACGTGGTGTCTACCGGCAACTACCTGGACTCCCTCCAGCTCAGCGGGCATATTATTAACGCGGAAATAGGGCGGGTAGACAGTAACGCAGCCGTGATGCTGTACCGCAAGCTGGACGACGACTCCGTGGTGACCAAGGAAAAACCGGTGTACTACACCAAATCCCGCGGTGATGGCAGCTTCCGGTTCAAAAACCTGGCGCCCGGCACCTACAAGCTCTTTGCCCTCAAAGAAGAGAATAAAGACCTGCAATACGATGATCCTTCAGAGCTTATTGCCTTCCCGGACAGCCTGATCACCATCAACCGTAACCTGGCGGATGTGAACCTGCTCACCTTTGCAGAAACAGATACCTCCCTGATCAAAAAGCCGGTGGACAGCACGCTGCTGCCGGAAGAAAACAACAAAAAGGAAAAGGATAAAAAGAAGAAGCCCCGCCTGATCATGGGCGTGAACCTGGATGGTGGCAAGCAGGAACTTACAGACTCCATGCACCTCACCTTTAACTTCCCCATCCGCTCTATAGACACTACGCGCATGGAGCTGGATGAAGACACTACCCTGGACCCGGTGAATTTCACCACCACTTTTGACTCCACCCACACCCGCCTGAACATAGGCTACAAATGGAGATCCGGCCTGCCCTACCGCCTGGTGGTACTGCCCGGCTTTGTTGTAGACACCAATAACAACAGCCTGAAAAAGGCGGACACGGTAAACTTTGTGGCCAAACGCACCCAGGACTACGGCGAAGTATTCCTGCACCTGGTCCTGAGCGACAGTATGCGCGCAGCCGCTGCCAACGAACCGGTAGATTATGTAGTGCAGCTGGTGAGGGACAAGGGCATCCGGTACTCCGGCAAGATCAGCAGCAACGGCACGTGGATCCAGCACCTGGTGCAGCCCGGTGATTACGAGATCCGCATCCTGCTGGACCGGAATGGTAATGGCAAGTGGGACCGCGGTGTGTACTACGGCACACCCAAAAAACAACCCGAGCGGGTGGTCACCTTCCCTGAAATACAGCATATTAAGGCAAACTGGCTGGTGAAGCCGGAGTTGAGATTGTAA